The following are encoded together in the Vigna angularis cultivar LongXiaoDou No.4 chromosome 9, ASM1680809v1, whole genome shotgun sequence genome:
- the LOC108347528 gene encoding BAG family molecular chaperone regulator 4 isoform X1 yields the protein MNNAADSASEISPEMRAAESDSGGPRPTIKLNVSYGTSHHEVHLPAQSTFGDVKKLLVNKTGLEPEEQRLFFRGIEKGDNQHLHLEGVKDKSKILLLEGNASKERKLEETRKQNEMSKAFEAIASVRAEVDKLSNRVTAIEVAINGGNKAAEKEFLVLAELLMSQLLKLDSIDAEGEAKLQRKAEVRRVQTLVDKLDSLKARNSNPFINSSSAVKVTTQWETFDSGMESSGTRSDNSPSTKISQDWERFE from the exons ATGAATAACGCCGCAGACTCCGCCAGCGAGATCTCACCAGAGATGAGGGCCGCCGAGAGTGACAGTGGTGGGCCCAGGCCCACGATCAAGCTTAACGTTTCGTACGGTACCTCCCACCATGAAGTTCACCTCCCGGCCCAATCAACTTTCG GGGATGTTAAGAAACTACTTGTCAATAAAACTGGTTTAGAGCCTGAAGAGCAACGACTTTTCTTCAGAGGGATAGAAAAAGGTGATAATCAGCATTTGCACCTCGAAGGTGTAAAGGACAAGTCAAAGATTTTACTTTTGGAGGGAAATGCTAGCAAAGAGAGGAAACTTGAGGAAACCAGAAAACAAAATGAGATGTCTAAAGCTTTTGAGGCTATTGCTAGTGTTAGAGCTGAGGTGGACAAGCTCTCAAATAGG GTCACTGCCATAGAAGTAGCTATAAATGGTGGGAATAAAGCTGCTgagaaagagtttcttgtgttggCAGAGTTGCTTATGAGTCAATTGCTAAAACTGGACAGTATTGATGCTGAAGGTGAAGCAAAGTTGCAGAGAAAAGCTGAG GTGCGTCGTGTGCAGACCTTAGTGGATAAATTAGATTCTCTAAAGGCAAGAAACTCCAATCCTTTTATCAACAGTAGCAGCGCTGTCAAGGTAACAACCCAATGGGAAACCTTTGACTCTGGAATGGAAAGCTCGGGTACGCGATCAGATAACTCACCTTCAACAAAAATATCTCAAGATTGGGAGCGATTTGAGTAG
- the LOC108347528 gene encoding BAG family molecular chaperone regulator 4 isoform X2, whose protein sequence is MCSSTTICKRFIWNNLPDLLLRGSLLGDVKKLLVNKTGLEPEEQRLFFRGIEKGDNQHLHLEGVKDKSKILLLEGNASKERKLEETRKQNEMSKAFEAIASVRAEVDKLSNRVTAIEVAINGGNKAAEKEFLVLAELLMSQLLKLDSIDAEGEAKLQRKAEVRRVQTLVDKLDSLKARNSNPFINSSSAVKVTTQWETFDSGMESSGTRSDNSPSTKISQDWERFE, encoded by the exons ATGTGTTCCTCAACGACGATTTGCAAGAGATTTATATGGAACAACCTCCcggatttgttgctcagggggagtcttcTAG GGGATGTTAAGAAACTACTTGTCAATAAAACTGGTTTAGAGCCTGAAGAGCAACGACTTTTCTTCAGAGGGATAGAAAAAGGTGATAATCAGCATTTGCACCTCGAAGGTGTAAAGGACAAGTCAAAGATTTTACTTTTGGAGGGAAATGCTAGCAAAGAGAGGAAACTTGAGGAAACCAGAAAACAAAATGAGATGTCTAAAGCTTTTGAGGCTATTGCTAGTGTTAGAGCTGAGGTGGACAAGCTCTCAAATAGG GTCACTGCCATAGAAGTAGCTATAAATGGTGGGAATAAAGCTGCTgagaaagagtttcttgtgttggCAGAGTTGCTTATGAGTCAATTGCTAAAACTGGACAGTATTGATGCTGAAGGTGAAGCAAAGTTGCAGAGAAAAGCTGAG GTGCGTCGTGTGCAGACCTTAGTGGATAAATTAGATTCTCTAAAGGCAAGAAACTCCAATCCTTTTATCAACAGTAGCAGCGCTGTCAAGGTAACAACCCAATGGGAAACCTTTGACTCTGGAATGGAAAGCTCGGGTACGCGATCAGATAACTCACCTTCAACAAAAATATCTCAAGATTGGGAGCGATTTGAGTAG